In Methanofollis sp., a genomic segment contains:
- a CDS encoding sensor histidine kinase KdpD: MNTFWLRTHFFHTRAGRDALVLAVAGVTLFLIAASMDAFEVLVEFATEYEQWEVDEIVIAVLILSVGLAIFSVRRWSELKAEVRARKTIQERLKFAIEGGSLGVWDWDVATGKLSIIHDWIHDRTSPSPEEETHVSILEKRIHPDDYPLLIKSMEEVRDDAMPYYEVECRERCSGGEWRWVHVIGKVTTHNEEGHPIRATGITRDVTEMHRTREALHEANKKLDLLYSITRHDLLNQLSIIAAYAGLIEEKVEKDGTTREYARQMAAATATIRDQVVFMQDYECMGVKSPEWQCVKEIARVAGEKASLGKLKISVLTGRVEVFADPLFEKVIFNLVDNTVRHGTGATKFNVSFRKENNEGIIVFEDDGKGVPASLKEKIFTRGFGRQDSGLGLFLVREILGITGMTIRETGIEGEGARFEILVPAGDFRTGRA; this comes from the coding sequence ATGAACACCTTCTGGCTCCGCACTCATTTTTTCCATACCCGTGCCGGACGCGATGCGCTGGTCCTTGCAGTAGCCGGAGTTACTCTGTTTCTGATCGCCGCGTCCATGGACGCCTTCGAGGTGCTCGTGGAGTTCGCCACAGAATACGAACAATGGGAGGTCGACGAGATCGTCATCGCAGTCCTCATCCTATCTGTAGGGCTTGCTATCTTCTCTGTACGGCGGTGGAGTGAACTCAAGGCCGAGGTCAGGGCGCGGAAAACAATTCAGGAGAGGCTGAAATTCGCCATCGAAGGTGGTTCCCTCGGTGTCTGGGACTGGGACGTCGCAACAGGCAAACTGTCAATAATTCATGACTGGATACATGACCGAACCTCCCCGTCCCCGGAGGAGGAGACGCACGTCTCAATCCTTGAAAAGCGCATCCATCCCGACGATTACCCTCTGCTGATAAAGAGCATGGAAGAGGTGAGAGACGATGCCATGCCGTACTATGAGGTCGAGTGCCGGGAACGATGCTCGGGAGGGGAGTGGCGGTGGGTGCATGTCATTGGGAAGGTAACAACCCACAACGAGGAGGGCCATCCCATCAGGGCAACCGGCATAACCAGGGATGTCACCGAGATGCATCGGACCCGTGAGGCCCTCCACGAGGCGAACAAAAAACTGGACCTCCTGTACAGCATCACCAGACACGACCTCCTCAACCAGCTCAGCATCATTGCCGCGTATGCAGGACTGATCGAGGAAAAAGTGGAGAAAGACGGGACGACCCGGGAATATGCCAGACAGATGGCCGCCGCGACCGCGACGATCAGGGACCAGGTCGTCTTCATGCAGGACTATGAATGCATGGGTGTGAAATCTCCAGAATGGCAGTGTGTGAAGGAGATCGCCAGGGTTGCCGGGGAGAAGGCATCCCTTGGGAAACTGAAGATCAGTGTCCTGACCGGCCGGGTCGAGGTCTTCGCGGATCCCCTCTTCGAGAAGGTCATCTTCAATCTTGTAGATAATACCGTCCGCCACGGAACAGGGGCAACGAAGTTCAACGTCTCATTTCGTAAAGAGAATAACGAAGGTATCATCGTCTTTGAGGACGACGGGAAGGGCGTCCCCGCCAGCCTCAAGGAGAAGATCTTCACCAGGGGTTTCGGCCGTCAGGACTCGGGGCTCGGCCTCTTCCTTGTGCGGGAAATTCTCGGGATCACCGGCATGACGATCCGGGAGACAGGAATAGAAGGGGAAGGGGCGCGGTTTGAGATCCTGGTGCCGGCAGGGGATTTCAGGAC